Part of the Streptomyces sp. f51 genome is shown below.
GATCCGCTCGGTGGCAGAGGATTACGCACATGAGCGACAGCCCTGAGTACGCCCTGCGCAAGGCCACTTGGCACAAGTCCAGCTACAGCGGAGCAAGCGGCGGCGACTGCCTGGAAGTCGCCCCTGCCGAAGGCCACCCCGCCCTCGTCCCTGTACGGGATTCCAAGAACCCCGGGACCGTGATCGGATTCGGCGCCGCCGCCTGGAGCACCTTCGTCGGCCACGTCGGCGCCCGCTGACACAAAGGGACGGCGCCCGCGTCGCGGCGGGCGCCGTCCCTCCCCCGTTCCCCCCGGTTCACCGGGAAGCCGTGTCAGCTGAGCGTGCCCAGCGCCGCCGCGTCGTAGGGGGCCAGCTCGTCGAAGCGGCCGGCCAGGACCTTCGCGGCCCACTCCGGGTCCTGGAGCAGCGCGCGGCCGACGGCGACGAGGTCGAACTCGTCCCGCTCCATGCGGTCGAGGAGGTCGTCGATGCCCTTGACCGGGGAGCCCTCGCCGACGAACGCCTTGATGAAGTCGCCGTCCAGGCCGACCGAGCCGACGGTGATGGTCGGCTTGCCCGTCAGCTTCTTCGTCCAGCCGGCGAGGTTCAGGTCGGAGCCGTCGAACTCGGGCACCCAGTAGCGGCGCGTGGAGGCGTGGAAGGAGTCCACTCCGGCGGCGGCGAGCGGGGCGAGGATCGCCTCCAGCTCTTCCGGGGTCTCCGCGAGCCGGGCGTCGTAGGCCTGCTGCTTCCACTGCGAGTAGCGGAAGATGACCGGGAACTCGGGCGAGACGGCCGCCCGCACCGCGGCGACGATCTCCGCCGAGAACTTCGTACGGGCCACCGGGTCGCCGCCGTAGGCGTCCTCGCGCCGGTTGGTGCCGGCCCAGTGGAACTGGTCGAGCAGGTAGCCGTGGGCGCCGTGCAGCTCGACCCCGTCGAAGCCGATGCGCTCGGCGTCGGCGGCGGCCTTGGCGAACGCCTCGATGACGTCGTCGAGGTCCTGCTGGGTCATGGACTTGCCGGTGACCTGGGCGCCGTCCTTGTAGAGGCCGGAGGGGCCGACGGGCGGGGCGTCCGCGATGGGCGGCTCGCCCGCCTTGCGGACCATGCCTATGTGCCACAGCTGCGGGACGATCGTGCCGCCCGCCGTGTGCACGGCGTCGGCGACCTTCGCCCAGCTGGCGAGCTGGTCCTCTCCGTGGAAGCGCGGCACGTCGTCGCTCTGGCCGGCCGAGTCGTGGCCGACGTACGTGCCCTCGGTCACGATGAGACCGACACCCGCGGCGGCGCGGCGGGAGTAGTAGCCGACCACGTTCTCCCCCGGGACACCGCCCGGCGAGAACATCCGGGTCATCGGGGCCATGGCGATCCGGTTCGGGACGGTCAGGCCGTTGATGGAGACGGGACGGGACAGGATCTCGGCGGCGCGGGACGCGGCGTCAGCGGTCACGTGGGGGCTCCTCGAAGAGGTGGTCGGTATGACGTCGAGCGGTCTGCGAGGCAGGAGATTCCGTACGGTATGTGCACGTGCATCGACTGCTCGTCAGCGTCAACCGACGTACCGGGCGCGGCATTCCGCGGTGCCCGCGCGGGCCGCTGTGATCCGGGCCACGCCCAGCCCCCGGCGTACTCGCGTCCGCCGCCGGAGCCGGGCCGGGGAACGCCCGAGGGCGGCACCCTCCCCTGGGGGAAGGTGCCGCCCTCGGAACGTCAGGACGGTGATCGACCGGGGTCGATCAGAAGTCCATGTCACCGCCCGGCATGCCGCCCGGAGCGGCCGCGGAGGCCTTCTCCGGCTTGTCGGCGATGACGGCCTCGGTGGTCAGGAACAGCGCGGCGATGGAGGCGGCGTTCTGAAGAGCGGAACGGGTCACCTTCGCCGGGTCGATGATGCCTTCGGCGATCATGTCGACGTACTCGCCGGTCGCGGCGTTCAGGCCGTGGCCGACGGGAAGGTTGCGCACCTTCTCGACGATGACGCCACCCTCCAGGCCACCGTTGACGGCGATCTGCTTGAGCGGGGCCTCAAGGGCCAGACGCACGGCGTTGGCGCCGGTCGCCTCGTCGCCCGTGAGCTCCAGCTTCTCGAAGACCGAGGAGGCCTGGAGCAGGGCCACGCCACCACCGGCGACGATGCCCTCCTCGACGGCCGCCTTCGCGTTGCGAACGGCGTCCTCGATGCGGTGCTTGCGCTCCTTGAGCTCGACCTCGGTGGCGGCACCGGCCTTGATGACGGCCACGCCGCCGGCCAGCTTCGCCAGACGCTCCTGGAGCTTCTCGCGGTCGTAGTCCGAGTCCGAGTTCTCGATCTCGGCACGGATCTGGTTCACACGGCCGGCGACCTGGTCGGCGGAGCCGGAGCCGTCGACGATCGTGGTCTCGTCCTTGGTGATGACGACCTTGCGGGCGCGGCCCAGCAGGTCCAGACCCGCGTTCTCCAGCTTGAGGCCGACCTCCTCGGAGATGACCTCGCCGCCCGTGAGGATGGCGATGTCGCCGAGCATGGCCTTGCGGCGGTCACCGAAGCCCGGGGCCTTGACGGCGACGGACTTGAAGGTGCCACGGATCTTGTTGACGACCAGGGTCGACAGGGCCTCGCCCTCGACGTCCTCGGCGATGATCAGCAGCGGCTTGCCCGACTGCATGACCTTCTCCAGGAGCGGGAGCAGGTCCTTGACGGAACCGATCTTGGAGTTGGCGATCAGGATGTACGGGTCGTCGAGCGACGCCTCCATACGCTCCATGTCGGTGGCGAAGTACGCCGAGATGTAGCCCTTGTCGAAGCGCATACCCTCGGTGAGCTCCAGCTCCAGACCGAAGGTCTGGGACTCCTCGACGGTGATGACGCCTTCCTTGCCGACCTTGTCCATCGCCTCGGCGATGAGCTCGCCGATCTGGGTGTCGGCGGCGGAGATGGAGGCCGTGGAAGCGATCTGCTCCTTGGTCTCGACATCCTTCGCCTGCTCGAGCAGGGCACCGGAGACGGCCTCGACGGCCTTCTCGATACCGCGCTTGAGCGCCATCGGGTTGGCGCCGGCGGCGACGTTGCGCAGGCCCTCGCGGACGAGCGCCTGGGCGAGGACGGTCGCCGTGGTCGTACCGTCACCGGCGACGTCGTCCGTCTTCTTGGCGACTTCCTTGACCAGCTCGGCGCCGATCTTCTCGTACGGGTCCTCGAGCTCGATCTCCTTGGCGATGGAAACACCATCGTTGGTGATCGTGGGCGCGCCCCACTTCTTCTCGAGGACGACGTTACGGCCCTTGGGGCCGAGGGTGACCTTGACGGCGTCGGCGAGCTGGTTCATCCCGCGCTCGAGACCGCGCCGTGCCTCCTCGTCGAACGCGATGATCTTGGCCATGTGAAGTGGTCCTCCCGGACGGGGTGGATTGCTCCGGATCGCGCCCGCGCCCGCGACGGACGGCCCTCGAACCCTGTGGTTCCTTGCCCCACAGGCCCGTGAGCCTCGCCGGCCCGATCCAAGTTCTGTCACTCTCACTGGGAGAGTGCTAACGCCAATGATTAGCACTCGACCCCGCCGAGTGCAAGGTGCGCTCGCGAAGCGAGCCCCCTGGAAGCCTCCGGGGAACGCACGAGGGGCCCGCATCCCTGGTGGGATGCGGGCCCCTCGTGCGTGAGTTGAGTCGCTGGTCGTTCGCGCCCGGATCAGACGGCGAGTTTGACCATGTCCGCCTGCGGACCCTTCTGGCCCTGCGAGATCTCGAACTCCACTCGCTGACCCTCTTCAAGGGTGCGGTAGCCGTCCATCTGAATCGCGCTGTAGTGCACGAAGACGTCCGCACCACCGTCGACCGCGATGAAGCCGTACCCCTTCTCCGCGTTGAACCACTTGACGGTGCCCTGAGCCATGCCTAACTCCCCTATTACTGGCCCTTGCACAGATCCGCACTTCGCGGATCCGGGTCAGACCTCACCCCCCAAACGGTTGGGGGTGTGCGCCGGAACGCGTCGACCGCGGCTGAATGTATCTGTCCAACTGCCCTCTGCAACAGGTCAGTCGGACGAGAATTCTGGGCATGGCCGATCAATGATTTGCGGAGATTACGCGAGGATCCGGGGCAAGTCGGGCCCCACAAATGCCATAAAATGCCCAAAAAGGCGAGCCACTTTGGCTACTTCTTGTCGGCGCTCGAACAGCAACTCATATGCGTCCGGCATGAAACCAACATCGAAAGCGAACGGGCTTCCCCAACTCTAGCGCGTTCAACCCTACAGAATTGCCCCCTCCGCTTGTCTCGCGGAGGGGGCAATTCTGTGAACGCGATGTGTTCGGCATTACCGAGGGTAACGATCAGCCTCCGGCGACGGCCGGAATGATGGAGACGCCGGACCCCGCCGGGGTCGCGGTTTCCAGGCCCTGCTCGAAGCGAACGTCGTCGTCGTTGACGTACACGTTGACGAAACGGCGCAGCTTGCCCTGGTCGTCCAGGACGCGCGCGGCGATGCCCGTGTGGTTCTTCTCCAGGTCGCCGATGACCTCGGCGAGGGTCGCGCCCTCGGCCGACACCTCGGCGGCGCCACCGGTGTAGGTGCGCAGGATGGTGGGGATGCGGACGTTGACGCTCATGATGCGAGGCCAGCCTCTCGGAAGGAGTCCAGGTTCGGGCGGATGGTCGCGGTCAGCCCGGTGTCGGAGGCCACCGCGTCCAGGGTCTTGAGGCCGTCGCCGGTGTTCAGCACGACGGTGGTCAGCGTCGGGTCGAGGAGACCGTTCTCGATGAGCTTGCGGGTGACACCGACGGTCACCCCGCCGGCGGTCTCCGCGAAGATGCCCTCGGTGCGCGCGAGCAGCTTGATCGCGTCCACGATCTGCCCGTCGTTCACGTCCTCCACCGCGCCGCCGGTGCGCCGCGCGATGTCCAGGACGTACGGTCCGTCCGCCGGGTTGCCGATGGCGAGCGACTTGGCGATGGTGTCCGGCTTCTGCGGCCGTACGACGTCGTGGCCGGCCTTGTAGGCGACGGAGACCGGGGAGCAGCCCTCGGCCTGGGCGCCGAAGATCTTGTACGGCCTGTCCTCGACCAGCCCGAGCCTGATCAGCTCCTGGAGTCCCTTGTCGATCTTCGTGAGCTGGGAGCCGGAGGCGATCGGCACGACCAGCTGGTCGGGGAGCCTCCAGCCGAGCTGCTCGCAGATCTCGTACGCCAGGGTCTTGGAGCCCTCGGCGTAGTACGGCCGCAGGTTGACGTTGACGAAGCCCCAGCCCTCGCCGGCCGGGTCGCCGATCAGCTCGGAGCAGAAACGGTTCACGTCGTCGTAGTTGCCCTCGATGCCGACGAGCTCGCCGCCGTAGACCGCGGCCATGACGACCTTGCCCTGCTCCAGGTCGTGCGGGATGAACACGCAGGAACGGAAGCCGGCGCGGGCCGCCGCGGCGCCCACCGCTCCGGCGAGGTTGCCGGTGGAGGAGCAGGAGAGGGTGGTGAAGCCGAAGGCGCGGGCCGCTTCGAGGGCCTGGGCGACCACGCGGTCCTTGAAGGAGTGCGTCGGGTTGCCCGAGTCGTCCTTGACGAAGAGCTTTCCGGCGTCGACACCCAGCTCACGGGCCAGGTTGTCGGCCTGGACGAGCTTGGTCCAGCCCGGGTTGATGTTCGGCTTGTCCGCCACGTCCGCGGGGACGGGCAGCAGCGGCGCGTAGCGCCAGATGTTCGCGGGTCCCGCTTCGATCCGCTTGCGGAGTTCCT
Proteins encoded:
- a CDS encoding DUF397 domain-containing protein, encoding MSDSPEYALRKATWHKSSYSGASGGDCLEVAPAEGHPALVPVRDSKNPGTVIGFGAAAWSTFVGHVGAR
- a CDS encoding NADH:flavin oxidoreductase; amino-acid sequence: MTADAASRAAEILSRPVSINGLTVPNRIAMAPMTRMFSPGGVPGENVVGYYSRRAAAGVGLIVTEGTYVGHDSAGQSDDVPRFHGEDQLASWAKVADAVHTAGGTIVPQLWHIGMVRKAGEPPIADAPPVGPSGLYKDGAQVTGKSMTQQDLDDVIEAFAKAAADAERIGFDGVELHGAHGYLLDQFHWAGTNRREDAYGGDPVARTKFSAEIVAAVRAAVSPEFPVIFRYSQWKQQAYDARLAETPEELEAILAPLAAAGVDSFHASTRRYWVPEFDGSDLNLAGWTKKLTGKPTITVGSVGLDGDFIKAFVGEGSPVKGIDDLLDRMERDEFDLVAVGRALLQDPEWAAKVLAGRFDELAPYDAAALGTLS
- the groL gene encoding chaperonin GroEL (60 kDa chaperone family; promotes refolding of misfolded polypeptides especially under stressful conditions; forms two stacked rings of heptamers to form a barrel-shaped 14mer; ends can be capped by GroES; misfolded proteins enter the barrel where they are refolded when GroES binds) translates to MAKIIAFDEEARRGLERGMNQLADAVKVTLGPKGRNVVLEKKWGAPTITNDGVSIAKEIELEDPYEKIGAELVKEVAKKTDDVAGDGTTTATVLAQALVREGLRNVAAGANPMALKRGIEKAVEAVSGALLEQAKDVETKEQIASTASISAADTQIGELIAEAMDKVGKEGVITVEESQTFGLELELTEGMRFDKGYISAYFATDMERMEASLDDPYILIANSKIGSVKDLLPLLEKVMQSGKPLLIIAEDVEGEALSTLVVNKIRGTFKSVAVKAPGFGDRRKAMLGDIAILTGGEVISEEVGLKLENAGLDLLGRARKVVITKDETTIVDGSGSADQVAGRVNQIRAEIENSDSDYDREKLQERLAKLAGGVAVIKAGAATEVELKERKHRIEDAVRNAKAAVEEGIVAGGGVALLQASSVFEKLELTGDEATGANAVRLALEAPLKQIAVNGGLEGGVIVEKVRNLPVGHGLNAATGEYVDMIAEGIIDPAKVTRSALQNAASIAALFLTTEAVIADKPEKASAAAPGGMPGGDMDF
- a CDS encoding cold-shock protein; amino-acid sequence: MAQGTVKWFNAEKGYGFIAVDGGADVFVHYSAIQMDGYRTLEEGQRVEFEISQGQKGPQADMVKLAV
- a CDS encoding MoaD/ThiS family protein codes for the protein MSVNVRIPTILRTYTGGAAEVSAEGATLAEVIGDLEKNHTGIAARVLDDQGKLRRFVNVYVNDDDVRFEQGLETATPAGSGVSIIPAVAGG
- the thrC gene encoding threonine synthase; translated protein: MAAQTVASTTNSADSVDLGPAAALSCRECGHRVPLGPVFACEECFGPLEIAYDFSAYDTEELRKRIEAGPANIWRYAPLLPVPADVADKPNINPGWTKLVQADNLARELGVDAGKLFVKDDSGNPTHSFKDRVVAQALEAARAFGFTTLSCSSTGNLAGAVGAAAARAGFRSCVFIPHDLEQGKVVMAAVYGGELVGIEGNYDDVNRFCSELIGDPAGEGWGFVNVNLRPYYAEGSKTLAYEICEQLGWRLPDQLVVPIASGSQLTKIDKGLQELIRLGLVEDRPYKIFGAQAEGCSPVSVAYKAGHDVVRPQKPDTIAKSLAIGNPADGPYVLDIARRTGGAVEDVNDGQIVDAIKLLARTEGIFAETAGGVTVGVTRKLIENGLLDPTLTTVVLNTGDGLKTLDAVASDTGLTATIRPNLDSFREAGLAS